In Kordiimonas sp. SCSIO 12610, the following are encoded in one genomic region:
- the leuB gene encoding 3-isopropylmalate dehydrogenase, with amino-acid sequence MTTHKLMLLPGDGIGPEIMAEVTKVIAWTERAFDVTFDVSSGLVGGCAYDAEGVPLSDETLAAAKACDAIIMGAVGGPKWDGVDYDKRPEAGLLRLRKELDAFANLRPAICFDALADASSLKREFVAGLDLLFVRELSSGVYFGEPRGIETLDDGSRVGINTQRYTEAEIERIAHVGFQMAQKRGGRVASAEKSNVMEAGLLWREVVTEVHQDHYSDVELTHILADNCAMQLVKNPKQFDVILTDNLFGDLLSDEAAMLTGSLGMLPSASLGNGEMPGLYEPVHGSAPDIAGEGIANPIAAILSFAMALRYSLNMGGAATAVEAAVDRVLADNVRTSDIWAEGTMRVTTSQMGDAILKKLDDN; translated from the coding sequence ATGACAACACATAAATTAATGCTTTTGCCGGGTGATGGAATTGGCCCTGAAATTATGGCTGAGGTTACTAAGGTTATCGCGTGGACCGAGCGTGCCTTTGATGTAACGTTCGATGTATCAAGTGGGCTTGTTGGTGGCTGCGCTTATGATGCTGAGGGTGTTCCCTTAAGCGATGAAACACTTGCCGCGGCCAAAGCGTGTGATGCCATTATTATGGGAGCCGTTGGTGGCCCCAAATGGGATGGTGTGGATTATGATAAACGACCTGAAGCCGGACTTTTGCGCCTTCGCAAGGAGTTAGATGCTTTTGCAAACTTAAGACCTGCGATCTGTTTTGACGCGCTTGCAGACGCATCAAGCCTGAAACGGGAATTTGTGGCTGGTCTTGATCTTTTGTTTGTGCGTGAACTCTCTAGTGGTGTTTATTTTGGCGAACCACGGGGCATTGAAACGCTGGATGATGGTAGCAGGGTCGGTATCAATACCCAGCGTTACACCGAGGCCGAGATTGAGCGAATCGCCCATGTTGGATTTCAAATGGCACAAAAACGCGGAGGCCGTGTTGCGAGTGCTGAGAAATCCAATGTGATGGAGGCAGGCCTTTTGTGGCGCGAGGTGGTGACAGAAGTCCATCAAGACCATTATAGTGATGTGGAGCTAACACATATCCTTGCGGATAATTGCGCGATGCAGCTTGTGAAGAATCCGAAGCAATTTGATGTGATTTTAACGGATAATTTGTTTGGCGATTTACTCTCCGACGAGGCTGCAATGCTCACGGGATCATTGGGTATGTTACCTTCTGCATCGTTAGGAAATGGCGAAATGCCTGGGCTTTATGAGCCTGTGCACGGATCCGCCCCTGATATTGCAGGTGAAGGTATCGCCAATCCGATCGCGGCGATCCTTAGCTTTGCGATGGCGCTTCGTTATTCCTTGAATATGGGTGGGGCTGCGACCGCAGTTGAGGCTGCGGTTGATCGTGTTCTCGCGGATAATGTTCGCACGAGCGATATTTGGGCGGAGGGT
- the leuD gene encoding 3-isopropylmalate dehydratase small subunit, with product MQKFTQITSIATPFPQVNVDTDIIIPAKHLKSIKRTGFGEFAFETIRFDGDGNRIENNVFDGDKYKDAKILIAGDNFGCGSSREHAPWAIAELGFRCIIAPSFADIFAGNCVKNGILTIALPQPDVDALVLAAEAGHDIHVDLSEQTVKCQNAHYDFDYNPAHKAMLMNGFDEIDTTLQSTQAIRSYENEQKLMTPWLFKG from the coding sequence ATGCAAAAATTCACACAAATCACATCAATTGCAACACCATTCCCGCAAGTAAACGTTGATACAGATATCATTATTCCGGCTAAGCATCTGAAATCAATTAAACGAACCGGCTTTGGAGAGTTTGCTTTTGAAACCATACGCTTTGACGGCGATGGCAACCGTATCGAAAATAATGTTTTTGACGGCGATAAATACAAAGATGCGAAAATTCTGATCGCAGGTGATAATTTTGGCTGTGGATCGAGCCGCGAGCACGCACCATGGGCAATCGCCGAACTGGGATTTCGCTGCATTATTGCACCAAGTTTTGCTGATATCTTTGCAGGCAACTGTGTCAAAAACGGTATTTTGACAATTGCCTTACCGCAGCCTGATGTTGATGCGCTTGTGCTTGCTGCCGAGGCCGGGCATGACATTCATGTGGACCTTTCGGAGCAAACGGTTAAATGCCAGAATGCACACTATGATTTCGATTATAATCCTGCCCACAAAGCAATGCTGATGAATGGTTTTGATGAAATCGACACAACACTGCAATCGACTCAAGCTATCCGGTCATACGAGAACGAGCAGAAATTGATGACACCTTGGTTGTTCAAGGGATAA